One segment of Yersinia kristensenii DNA contains the following:
- a CDS encoding methyl-accepting chemotaxis protein, with the protein MSLSNWRIGYRLGGGFAFLVLMLFIVSLLAISKLSGFQQSASDIVEEVYPQTVDANALIDAVNSALVAYQRLLLVTDEAQEKKTIDMIADLRKDISTKLADLEAGVQDSKSKDVLREIQNSRTDFLTSGDKILSLVLAGNREAAVTEFTDNMNITQAQYREHVRQLVAYQDQIMADSVDSMAKVYTSTRNLLLAILLTSAVAGLLIAWAITRSVTQPIQQALDIANKVAQGDLTSSIVTNRKDEAGLLLQSLDHMNTSLRQIVSKVRDGAETISTAASQIAAGNQDLSARTEEQASSLEQTASSMEQLTSTIKNTADNTHQATSIANKASETAKHSGEVMGSVTQKMRGIRDSSQRMSEIIGVIDGIAFQTNILALNAAVEAARAGEQGRGFAVVASEVRSLAQRSATAAKEIKTLIDNSVDKIQDGMRLVDSAEETLTELVGNVQDVNSIIGEISQASREQSDGINQINLAVGQIDTTTQQNAALVEESAAAALSLQAQASTLTETVSAFKLHSTGSDDSRELANAAFLVTER; encoded by the coding sequence ATGAGTTTATCTAATTGGCGTATAGGCTATCGATTAGGCGGTGGTTTTGCCTTTTTGGTTCTGATGCTATTTATCGTCAGTCTGCTTGCCATCAGCAAATTATCAGGCTTCCAACAAAGCGCCAGCGATATTGTCGAAGAAGTTTATCCACAAACAGTTGATGCTAATGCACTGATCGATGCTGTAAACAGTGCGCTGGTGGCATATCAGCGATTATTGTTAGTCACCGATGAGGCTCAGGAGAAAAAAACCATCGATATGATTGCGGACCTACGCAAAGATATCAGCACCAAGCTAGCCGATTTAGAGGCGGGCGTTCAAGATAGTAAATCTAAAGATGTACTGCGCGAGATACAAAACTCGCGGACTGATTTTTTAACCTCGGGAGATAAAATTCTCAGTTTGGTTTTGGCGGGTAATCGAGAAGCTGCTGTTACTGAATTCACCGATAATATGAATATTACTCAGGCCCAATATCGTGAGCATGTGCGCCAATTAGTGGCGTATCAGGATCAGATAATGGCAGATTCGGTTGATAGCATGGCAAAAGTCTATACGAGCACCCGTAACCTGCTATTGGCGATTTTGCTGACCAGTGCTGTAGCCGGTCTGCTGATTGCTTGGGCTATCACCCGCAGTGTGACTCAGCCAATTCAACAAGCATTGGACATTGCCAATAAGGTTGCACAGGGTGATTTGACTTCCAGCATCGTGACTAACCGAAAAGATGAGGCTGGGCTGCTGTTACAGTCGCTTGACCATATGAATACCAGCTTGCGCCAGATTGTCAGCAAAGTTCGTGATGGGGCTGAAACCATTTCTACTGCGGCATCGCAAATTGCGGCAGGTAATCAGGATCTTTCGGCCCGCACCGAGGAGCAGGCCAGTTCGCTGGAACAAACGGCATCCTCCATGGAACAGCTGACATCAACTATTAAAAACACCGCAGATAACACCCATCAGGCCACGTCGATTGCCAATAAAGCATCAGAAACGGCGAAACATAGCGGCGAAGTCATGGGCTCGGTGACCCAGAAAATGCGGGGTATTCGGGACTCTTCACAACGTATGTCTGAAATTATTGGCGTGATTGATGGTATCGCTTTCCAAACCAATATTCTGGCATTAAATGCGGCGGTAGAAGCGGCCCGTGCCGGCGAACAAGGGCGCGGGTTTGCCGTAGTGGCCAGTGAAGTGCGATCCCTGGCTCAGCGAAGTGCGACGGCAGCGAAAGAAATTAAAACCCTAATTGATAATTCGGTGGATAAAATTCAGGACGGCATGAGGTTGGTGGATAGCGCTGAAGAAACATTAACCGAATTAGTCGGCAATGTGCAGGATGTGAATAGCATTATTGGTGAGATTTCACAGGCCAGCCGCGAGCAAAGTGACGGTATCAACCAGATTAATTTAGCTGTTGGGCAAATTGACACCACAACCCAGCAAAATGCTGCATTAGTTGAAGAGTCTGCCGCTGCCGCACTTTCTTTGCAGGCTCAGGCATCAACACTGACCGAAACCGTCAGCGCGTTTAAATTGCACTCTACGGGTTCCGATGACAGTCGCGAATTGGCGAATGCGGCATTTCTCGTGACGGAACGATAA
- the seqA gene encoding replication initiation negative regulator SeqA, whose product MKTIELDEELYRYIASHTQHIGESASDILRRMLKFTAGQPIPSLSTHNLSANNDVAKIAPASAPRDRVRAVRELLLSDEYAEQNRAVNRFMLVLSTLYTLDAQAFAEATESLHGRTRVYFAGDQQTLLQNGTHTKPKHVPGTPYWVITNTNTERKRSMVQHIMLTMQFPPDLTDKVCGTI is encoded by the coding sequence ATGAAAACTATTGAACTCGACGAAGAGCTTTATCGCTATATCGCCAGCCATACGCAACACATTGGTGAGAGCGCGTCCGATATTTTGCGGCGCATGTTGAAGTTTACGGCCGGTCAGCCGATACCCAGCTTATCTACTCATAACTTATCAGCCAATAATGACGTAGCCAAAATAGCGCCAGCTTCAGCGCCACGGGATCGCGTGCGCGCCGTCCGGGAATTGCTGCTGTCCGATGAGTATGCTGAGCAAAATAGGGCGGTTAACCGCTTTATGTTAGTGCTATCAACACTTTATACCTTGGATGCTCAGGCATTTGCCGAGGCGACAGAATCTTTACATGGCCGTACCCGAGTTTATTTTGCTGGTGACCAACAGACTTTGTTGCAAAACGGGACACACACCAAACCCAAACATGTCCCTGGTACGCCATACTGGGTAATTACCAATACCAATACCGAGCGTAAACGCAGTATGGTGCAACATATCATGCTGACCATGCAGTTCCCGCCAGATTTGACTGATAAAGTGTGCGGGACAATCTAA
- the pgm gene encoding phosphoglucomutase (alpha-D-glucose-1,6-bisphosphate-dependent), translating to MANHPRAGQAAQQSDLINVAQLTSQYYVLQPDAENQEHAVRFGTSGHRGSSLRHSFNEAHILAIAQAIAEVRHQHGITGPCYVGKDTHALSEPAFISVLEVLTANGVDVVVQQDNGFTPTPAISHAILCYNAQGKNLADGIVITPSHNPPEDGGIKYNPPNGGPADTNLTSVIEKRANQLLSLKLEGVKRQTLDKAWHGNHLCEQDLIQPYVEGLVDVVDIPAIQQAGLKLGVDPLGGSGIAYWQRIGEHYKLDLTLVNDSIDQTFRFMHLDHDGVIRMDCSSEYAMAGLLALRDKFDLAFANDPDYDRHGIVTPVGLMNPNHYLAVSINYLFQHRPQWGADVAVGKTLVSSAMIDRVVADLGRKLVEVPVGFKWFVEGLHDGSFGFGGEESAGASFLRFNGKPWSTDKDGIIMCLLAAEITAVTGKNPQHHYDDLAKRFGAPSYNRIQAPATQAQKNALSKLSPEMVKASTLAGDPITARLTAAPGNGASIGGLKVMTDNGWFAARPSGTEDAYKIYCESFLGAEHREKIEQEAVDIVSAVLAGK from the coding sequence GTGGCTAATCACCCTCGTGCTGGGCAAGCTGCTCAGCAAAGCGATTTGATTAATGTTGCTCAGTTGACGTCGCAATATTATGTATTGCAACCTGATGCTGAAAATCAGGAACATGCAGTCAGGTTTGGGACGTCGGGCCATCGTGGCAGTTCATTGCGTCACAGTTTTAATGAAGCGCATATTTTGGCCATCGCGCAGGCGATTGCTGAAGTTCGCCATCAGCACGGCATTACTGGCCCATGTTATGTGGGTAAAGATACCCATGCGCTGTCTGAGCCCGCTTTTATTTCGGTGCTGGAAGTGCTGACGGCGAATGGTGTCGATGTTGTGGTGCAGCAAGATAATGGCTTCACTCCTACCCCGGCCATTTCTCACGCCATTCTTTGCTATAACGCGCAGGGTAAAAATTTGGCCGATGGCATTGTCATTACGCCATCTCATAACCCTCCTGAAGATGGCGGCATCAAGTACAACCCACCGAATGGCGGCCCGGCTGATACCAATCTGACCTCGGTGATAGAAAAACGCGCCAATCAGTTACTCAGTCTGAAATTAGAGGGTGTCAAACGCCAAACGCTGGATAAAGCCTGGCACGGCAATCATCTGTGTGAGCAGGATTTGATTCAGCCGTATGTAGAAGGTTTAGTCGATGTTGTTGATATTCCAGCCATTCAACAGGCTGGTCTGAAATTAGGTGTTGATCCGCTCGGCGGTTCAGGTATTGCCTACTGGCAGCGTATTGGCGAGCATTATAAGTTAGATCTGACGTTAGTGAATGATTCTATCGATCAGACTTTCCGCTTTATGCATCTGGATCATGATGGTGTGATCCGCATGGATTGCTCATCAGAATATGCGATGGCGGGCTTGCTGGCTCTACGTGATAAATTCGATTTAGCCTTTGCTAATGATCCCGATTATGACCGCCACGGTATTGTGACGCCCGTTGGTTTGATGAACCCGAACCATTATTTAGCCGTATCAATCAATTATCTGTTCCAGCACCGTCCACAATGGGGCGCAGATGTGGCGGTGGGTAAGACGCTGGTATCCAGTGCGATGATTGATAGAGTGGTAGCTGATTTGGGCCGTAAGCTGGTGGAAGTCCCGGTCGGTTTCAAATGGTTTGTTGAGGGTTTACACGACGGCAGCTTTGGATTTGGTGGTGAAGAGAGCGCCGGGGCATCTTTCCTGCGCTTTAATGGCAAACCTTGGTCGACGGATAAAGACGGCATTATCATGTGCTTGCTGGCGGCTGAGATCACCGCGGTTACCGGTAAAAATCCACAGCACCATTATGATGATTTAGCGAAACGCTTTGGCGCGCCAAGCTATAACCGTATTCAAGCCCCAGCAACCCAGGCACAGAAAAACGCATTGTCCAAGTTGTCACCAGAAATGGTGAAAGCCAGCACGCTGGCTGGTGACCCCATCACTGCCCGCCTGACGGCTGCTCCGGGTAATGGCGCATCCATTGGCGGGTTGAAAGTGATGACTGACAACGGCTGGTTTGCTGCGCGCCCATCGGGTACCGAAGATGCCTACAAGATTTACTGTGAAAGCTTCTTAGGCGCGGAGCATCGCGAAAAGATAGAGCAGGAAGCGGTCGATATTGTTAGTGCAGTATTAGCCGGTAAATAG
- a CDS encoding calcium-binding protein, protein MSTKKSNKKTRTTPITGILIVNGEMKSIFLDDISPDKVFFQYADSKLKVIIIADDNYFFSKTYHVIENGNLIVKSVILRDKNGIKNELFLTLKETKKRKDFYDGPSKDLLLIRKDIKYKSAYHLITNTLPSNRFHLTGNDNFSGHKYIRNEVTGGEGNNTIMGGDKNDNLAGGDGNDLIMGYDSFDSLFGQGGNDVLIGGEGNDGLAGGAGDDFLDGGEGDDELHGDADAFACFASESSWRGNDKIFGGKGNDRIEGGKNNDYLAGGTGNDLYVFSAYDGINMIVEYGGEENTISIDDYFFHQLKFTRYGNHLILSSTEDHPNNLVIIIKDQYAPDGYKVKNLQTKSYLSHGSESDKKIHAVMINNIVKKYNGDSEKLMAALSKIKDFGDSYQTELSDVFCEKTPDFEQITRGNLTNVLIEKNNALREMYEEKSFYFGDNLPDITYITQALSSFAPKEAYQSNIKYLKSPIPMDSFSGGLVTVEY, encoded by the coding sequence TTGAGTACTAAAAAAAGTAACAAAAAAACCAGAACAACTCCGATTACAGGTATATTGATAGTTAATGGAGAAATGAAATCTATTTTTTTAGACGATATATCGCCTGACAAAGTATTTTTCCAATATGCAGACTCAAAACTTAAAGTCATTATAATTGCCGATGATAATTATTTTTTCAGCAAAACTTACCACGTAATTGAAAATGGAAACTTAATTGTTAAATCTGTCATTTTGCGTGACAAAAATGGAATAAAAAATGAGTTATTCTTAACGCTAAAGGAAACCAAGAAAAGAAAAGATTTTTACGATGGTCCTAGCAAAGATCTCTTGCTCATTAGAAAAGATATAAAATATAAATCCGCATACCATCTAATCACTAATACTCTGCCATCAAATAGATTTCACCTAACTGGAAATGACAATTTCTCAGGGCATAAATATATAAGGAATGAGGTCACCGGTGGTGAGGGGAATAATACTATTATGGGTGGCGATAAAAATGACAACTTAGCGGGTGGGGATGGCAACGATCTTATTATGGGTTATGACTCTTTTGATTCGCTGTTTGGTCAAGGTGGAAATGACGTTTTGATTGGCGGTGAAGGTAATGATGGGCTGGCTGGCGGCGCGGGTGATGACTTTCTTGATGGTGGTGAGGGTGATGATGAGTTACATGGCGATGCGGATGCCTTTGCCTGTTTTGCCAGTGAAAGTAGTTGGCGGGGTAATGATAAAATATTTGGCGGGAAAGGTAATGATCGTATCGAAGGCGGGAAGAATAACGATTATTTAGCCGGAGGAACCGGTAATGATTTATATGTTTTCTCCGCTTATGATGGTATCAACATGATAGTAGAATACGGTGGTGAAGAAAATACAATCAGTATTGATGATTATTTTTTCCATCAGCTCAAATTCACGCGTTATGGCAATCACCTGATACTATCGAGCACTGAAGATCATCCTAATAATCTGGTCATTATTATCAAAGATCAATATGCCCCAGATGGCTATAAAGTTAAAAACTTACAGACGAAATCGTATCTTAGTCATGGCAGTGAGTCTGATAAAAAAATTCATGCAGTAATGATTAATAATATAGTGAAAAAATACAATGGAGATTCTGAAAAATTAATGGCTGCATTGAGCAAGATAAAAGATTTTGGTGATTCTTATCAAACTGAACTCTCTGATGTTTTTTGTGAAAAAACACCTGATTTTGAACAAATAACAAGGGGAAACCTGACTAATGTACTTATTGAGAAGAATAATGCATTGCGAGAAATGTATGAAGAAAAATCTTTCTATTTTGGTGATAACTTGCCTGACATAACTTATATTACTCAGGCGCTCTCTTCTTTTGCTCCCAAAGAAGCCTATCAATCCAATATAAAATATTTAAAATCCCCAATACCGATGGATAGTTTTTCTGGCGGTTTGGTCACTGTAGAATATTAA
- a CDS encoding EamA family transporter: MSTWLIYALLSAVSASLVAIFGKIGLQHLDANTATAVRAVVMALFLVGVVVVQGKFNLVGTVLADKKALLFVVLSGVAGALSWLFYFMAIKNGNVSQVAPIDKLSVVFAVILAFILFGEKISLVAGLGVALITAGALMVALG; this comes from the coding sequence ATGAGCACTTGGTTAATTTACGCCCTGCTATCCGCCGTTTCAGCATCTTTAGTGGCTATCTTCGGTAAAATCGGTCTACAGCATTTGGATGCCAATACCGCCACCGCCGTACGTGCTGTAGTGATGGCATTATTTTTGGTCGGAGTGGTGGTGGTTCAGGGCAAATTTAATCTGGTCGGCACGGTATTGGCGGATAAAAAAGCGCTACTTTTTGTGGTACTCAGTGGTGTCGCAGGGGCGTTATCCTGGCTATTCTATTTTATGGCAATCAAAAATGGTAATGTCTCACAAGTGGCGCCGATTGATAAACTCAGCGTAGTCTTCGCCGTGATTCTGGCTTTTATTCTATTTGGCGAAAAAATTTCATTAGTGGCCGGACTCGGTGTGGCACTGATTACAGCGGGCGCATTGATGGTAGCATTGGGGTAA
- the kdpE gene encoding two-component system response regulator KdpE: MTISPTNILIVEDEKEIRRFVRIALEGEGWRVFESETLQRGLIEAGTRKPDLIILDLGLPDGDGLTYIQDLRQWSAIPIIVLSARSSEEDKVAALDAGADDYLSKPFGISELLARVRVALRRHSGGSQESPLVNFSDISVDLINRQVTRAGIDLHLTPIEFRLLSALLANTGKVITQRQLLNQVWGPNYVEHSHYLRIYMGHLRQKLETDPTRPKHLLTETGVGYRFIP, translated from the coding sequence GTGACGATATCCCCGACTAACATCCTGATCGTTGAAGATGAAAAAGAGATCCGGCGCTTTGTTCGTATTGCGCTGGAGGGTGAGGGCTGGCGCGTATTTGAAAGTGAAACTCTACAACGCGGCCTGATTGAAGCCGGAACCCGTAAACCCGATCTCATTATTTTAGATTTGGGCCTGCCGGATGGTGACGGTTTAACCTATATTCAGGATTTACGTCAGTGGAGCGCCATCCCGATTATTGTGTTATCGGCCCGCAGCAGCGAAGAAGACAAAGTGGCGGCACTGGATGCTGGTGCTGATGACTATCTCAGTAAACCCTTTGGTATCAGTGAATTACTGGCACGAGTGCGGGTGGCTTTACGCCGCCACAGTGGAGGCAGCCAGGAAAGCCCGCTGGTCAATTTTTCAGATATCAGCGTGGATTTGATTAATCGCCAAGTCACCCGCGCCGGTATTGACCTCCACCTAACCCCAATTGAGTTTCGTTTACTTTCAGCATTATTGGCGAATACCGGTAAAGTCATTACCCAACGCCAGTTACTCAACCAAGTTTGGGGGCCAAATTATGTCGAGCACAGCCATTATCTGCGCATTTATATGGGCCACTTGCGTCAAAAATTAGAAACCGACCCTACCCGCCCTAAACATTTATTAACAGAAACGGGGGTGGGTTATCGCTTTATTCCGTAA
- the kdpD gene encoding two-component system sensor histidine kinase KdpD produces the protein MVDAEPTRPNPDSLLAAANEKSRGRLKVFFGACAGVGKTYAMLQEAQRLRAQGLDVLVGVVETHGRSETAALLEGLAILPLKRIHHRNRQVREFDLDAALARHPALILMDELAHSNAHGSRHPKRWQDVEELLDAGIDVLTTVNVQHLESLNDVVGGVTGIRVRETVPDHMFDEATEVVLVDLPPDDLRQRLNEGKVYIPGQAERAIEHFFRKGNLIALRELALRRTADRVDDQMRAFRDTQGRERVWHTRDAILLCIGHNSGNEKLVRTAARLAARLGCIWHAVYVETPRLHGLPEAKRRAILRTLKLAQELGAETATLSEPSEERAILRYAREHNLGKIIIGRRTEQHWKLRGSFADRLGKLGPDLDLVIIALEGDAPANVVKETDSRTFTEKWRMQLRGCVAAIGLCALITVLSQWLIPGFDQANLVMIYLLGVVIIALFYGRWPSVLAAFINVVSFDLFFVQPHWSLAVTDVQYLLTFGVMLIVGIVVGNLTAGVRYQARIARYREQRARHLYEMSRGLSRALTPADIAKTSRHFLSSSFQAKTDLLLPQEDGRLQQITTDEGGALSVDEAIARWSFDKGAPAGAGTDTLPGVPYQLLPLTASKQTYGVLAIEPANLRQLMVPEQQRLLQTFTSLIANALERLHLARSAELAKLDAEREQLRNSLLAALSHDLRTPLTVLFGQAEILTLDLAAEGSRHAPQANQIRQQVLSTTRLVNNLLDMARIQSGGFNLRKEWQSLEEIVGSALHMLETTLSHHQIKVDLPDEMVLINCDGSLLERVFINLLENAHKYAGYTAMLGIRAKVQGEWLNVEVWDNGPGVTAGQEQLIFDKFSRGNKESAIPGVGLGLAICRAIIDVHGGRIWVEKSQDGGASFHFTLPLEKAPEIDSENIDTEET, from the coding sequence ATGGTGGATGCAGAACCAACCCGCCCAAACCCTGACAGTCTGCTTGCGGCCGCGAATGAAAAATCCCGTGGCCGGCTAAAAGTCTTTTTTGGGGCTTGCGCCGGAGTGGGCAAAACCTACGCCATGCTACAAGAAGCCCAGCGCCTGCGGGCGCAGGGGCTGGATGTATTAGTCGGCGTTGTCGAAACTCACGGGCGCAGTGAAACCGCCGCCTTGCTGGAAGGGCTGGCAATTCTGCCACTAAAGCGGATTCATCACCGCAATCGGCAAGTGCGCGAGTTTGATTTGGATGCCGCCCTCGCCCGCCACCCCGCGCTGATCCTCATGGATGAACTGGCTCACAGCAATGCCCATGGCTCCCGCCACCCCAAACGCTGGCAAGATGTTGAAGAGCTGCTGGATGCGGGCATTGACGTGCTGACCACCGTCAATGTGCAACATTTGGAAAGTCTGAATGATGTGGTCGGTGGCGTAACCGGTATTCGAGTGCGGGAAACGGTACCCGACCATATGTTTGACGAGGCCACGGAAGTGGTCTTAGTCGATCTTCCCCCTGATGACCTTCGCCAACGGCTCAATGAGGGGAAAGTCTATATCCCAGGGCAGGCCGAGCGCGCTATTGAGCATTTTTTCCGCAAAGGGAATTTGATTGCACTGCGCGAATTGGCCCTGCGCCGCACCGCGGATCGGGTTGATGACCAGATGCGCGCCTTTCGCGATACTCAAGGGCGCGAGCGTGTTTGGCATACCCGCGATGCTATTTTATTGTGTATCGGCCACAACAGCGGCAATGAAAAACTGGTGCGAACCGCAGCCCGGTTGGCGGCGCGGTTGGGCTGCATTTGGCATGCAGTGTATGTTGAAACCCCACGGCTGCACGGCTTACCGGAAGCCAAACGTCGCGCCATTTTGCGCACCCTAAAACTGGCGCAAGAGTTAGGGGCTGAAACCGCCACTTTATCGGAACCCAGTGAAGAACGGGCGATATTACGTTACGCCCGCGAACATAATTTGGGCAAAATCATTATTGGCCGCCGCACTGAACAACATTGGAAACTGCGCGGCAGCTTTGCCGACCGTTTGGGTAAACTCGGGCCGGATTTAGATTTAGTGATTATTGCACTGGAGGGGGATGCTCCCGCCAATGTCGTGAAAGAGACCGACTCACGCACTTTCACTGAAAAATGGCGGATGCAATTACGCGGCTGTGTCGCGGCCATTGGCCTGTGTGCGCTGATCACCGTATTATCACAGTGGCTAATACCGGGGTTCGACCAAGCCAACCTGGTGATGATTTACTTGCTCGGCGTCGTGATTATTGCGCTGTTTTATGGCCGCTGGCCTTCCGTCTTGGCCGCATTTATCAATGTCGTCAGTTTCGATCTGTTTTTTGTCCAACCGCACTGGTCACTGGCGGTCACTGATGTGCAATATTTGCTGACTTTTGGCGTCATGTTGATTGTTGGTATCGTGGTGGGGAACCTGACGGCCGGAGTGCGTTATCAAGCCAGAATTGCCCGTTATCGCGAGCAACGCGCCAGACATCTGTATGAAATGTCACGCGGATTAAGCCGCGCCCTCACCCCAGCAGATATTGCCAAAACCAGCCGTCATTTTCTTTCCAGCAGTTTTCAGGCCAAAACTGACCTGCTGTTGCCACAAGAAGATGGGCGCTTACAACAAATTACTACCGATGAAGGGGGAGCGCTTTCCGTCGATGAGGCCATTGCACGCTGGAGCTTTGACAAAGGCGCACCCGCTGGCGCGGGTACTGATACCTTACCGGGTGTACCTTACCAATTACTTCCTCTGACGGCATCGAAACAAACTTACGGGGTGTTGGCGATTGAACCGGCCAACCTACGCCAACTGATGGTGCCGGAGCAACAGCGCTTGCTACAGACTTTCACCAGCTTGATTGCCAACGCGCTGGAAAGGTTGCATCTGGCCCGCAGCGCCGAATTGGCCAAACTGGATGCAGAACGCGAGCAACTACGCAACTCCCTGCTGGCGGCACTTTCCCATGATTTGCGTACCCCGCTAACCGTGTTATTCGGTCAGGCGGAAATCCTGACACTGGATCTGGCCGCCGAAGGTTCACGGCATGCACCGCAAGCCAATCAAATCCGTCAACAAGTACTCAGCACCACCCGACTGGTCAACAATTTGCTGGATATGGCCCGTATCCAATCGGGCGGTTTTAACCTGCGTAAAGAGTGGCAGTCACTGGAAGAAATCGTCGGTAGCGCCCTGCATATGCTGGAAACCACATTAAGTCACCATCAGATTAAGGTCGACTTACCGGACGAAATGGTGTTAATCAACTGTGATGGCAGCTTGTTGGAGCGGGTGTTTATTAACCTACTGGAAAACGCCCATAAATACGCCGGTTATACTGCAATGTTGGGAATTAGAGCTAAGGTACAAGGCGAGTGGCTGAATGTCGAAGTCTGGGACAATGGCCCCGGAGTCACTGCTGGGCAGGAACAACTGATTTTTGATAAATTCTCTCGCGGTAACAAAGAGTCAGCTATTCCGGGAGTGGGCTTGGGCTTAGCCATTTGTCGTGCCATTATTGATGTACACGGCGGGCGGATCTGGGTGGAAAAAAGTCAAGATGGCGGCGCAAGCTTCCACTTTACCTTGCCACTGGAGAAAGCCCCGGAAATTGACAGTGAAAACATCGATACTGAGGAAACGTGA
- the kdpC gene encoding potassium-transporting ATPase subunit KdpC, with the protein MSSTKNMSSTGRMSYLRPALVLLILLTLITGIAYPLLTTGLAKLIFPQQANGSLVMLGDEVVGSSLIGQNFTQSGYFAGRPSATADMPYNPMSSSGSNLAASNPDLDKAISERVKLLRQANPTQTGPVPVDLVTASASGLDPQISLEAAYYQAPRIASIRQMPLSEVKQLIDDNVQKATPNFFGESVVNVLNLNMALDAQSHVKIPATPVKS; encoded by the coding sequence ATGTCATCCACAAAAAATATGTCATCAACCGGGCGCATGTCCTATCTGCGCCCTGCATTGGTTTTACTGATATTACTGACACTTATCACCGGAATAGCTTATCCTCTATTGACTACTGGGCTGGCAAAACTGATATTTCCACAGCAAGCGAATGGTTCACTGGTGATGTTGGGTGATGAGGTGGTCGGCTCTAGCTTGATCGGCCAAAACTTTACTCAATCGGGTTATTTTGCCGGCCGCCCATCGGCAACCGCCGATATGCCTTATAATCCAATGTCATCCAGCGGCAGCAACTTGGCGGCCAGCAACCCGGATTTGGATAAAGCCATCAGTGAGCGCGTTAAATTACTGCGCCAGGCAAACCCGACACAAACTGGGCCAGTGCCGGTTGATTTGGTAACCGCTTCAGCCAGTGGTCTCGACCCACAAATTTCACTGGAAGCAGCCTATTATCAAGCCCCGCGTATTGCCAGCATTCGCCAAATGCCGCTGTCTGAGGTCAAACAATTGATTGATGACAATGTACAGAAAGCAACGCCAAATTTCTTCGGTGAATCCGTGGTCAACGTGCTGAATCTGAATATGGCGCTGGATGCCCAGAGTCACGTGAAAATCCCGGCGACTCCGGTAAAATCTTAA